In a genomic window of Gossypium arboreum isolate Shixiya-1 chromosome 7, ASM2569848v2, whole genome shotgun sequence:
- the LOC108488050 gene encoding auxin-responsive protein SAUR50 has product MDVEKMKLKKNMLAKAWDRCKSLGNSGKNSSVNPLMKKSKSCHIPSSSMDDHKKKNKVAPEGCFSVYVGSERQRFVIKTELVNHPLFKMLLEDAELEYGFNSEGPLLLPCDVDLFYKVLAEMDDNGDDGEMSTRFICSFGCSPSRHRLSSRSMNKGYGSYKALCSSPMIKLNSC; this is encoded by the coding sequence ATGGATGTTGAAAAGATGAAACTGAAGAAAAACATGTTGGCTAAGGCCTGGGACAGATGCAAATCTCTTGGAAATAGTGGCAAGAACTCATCGGTGAATCCATTGATGAAGAAGAGCAAATCATGTCATATTCCTTCCTCATCCATGGATGatcataaaaagaaaaacaaggtGGCTCCGGAAGGGTGTTTTTCGGTATACGTTGGATCTGAAAGGCAAAGATTCGTCATCAAGACCGAATTGGTTAACCATCCATTGTTCAAGATGTTGCTTGAAGACGCTGAGCTTGAATATGGGTTCAATAGTGAAggtcctcttcttcttccttgtgATGTTGATTTGTTTTATAAAGTTTTGGCAGAGATGGATGATAATGGTGATGATGGAGAAATGAGTACTCGTTTCATTTGTAGCTTTGGGTGCAGTCCTTCTCGTCATCGTTTAAGTTCAAGAAGTATGAATAAAGGATATGGATCGTATAAAGCTCTTTGTTCATCTccaatgattaaattgaatagttgTTAA